DNA from Acidimicrobiales bacterium:
ATGGGCCTCCAGCCGGCCCGTGTAGTCCACCGTGCAGCGGGCGATGACGAGCCGCACGGCCGGCGAACCTAGCCGCTCCTGCCCTTCGTGCGGCGCTCCTCGAACCGCTTGCGGATGACGGCCCTGCGCTCCTGGAGCTCGTGATAGGTCATCCCGCCGGTCGAGGCGTCGACGCCGAAGCTGGCCTTCACGCCGGTGAGGTCGACCTCGAGGCGGCGGGGGTCCACGCCCACGTCGGCCATGATCCGCTCGCCGTGGGTCGTGGCGAAGTACGTGGCCACGTGGGCGATCTCGGCGAACAGGTCGAGGTCGGGGGCGAGGGTGGCGATGGCGCCGTCCAGGAACACGAGGTCCTTGACGAAGAGCATCAGCTCCTTCGGCAGCCGGGCCCCGTAGCCGAGCAGGGCGGTGACCGTCCGGCGGATCTCGGCCGTCAGCTCGTCGGCGCTGAGCGTCGTCGGGTCGACGGGCGGGCGGTCGAGGCCGAGGTCGCCGATCACGGCGTCGAGGTCGGTGTCGGCCGGCAGCGCCCCGAGGTCCCGCAGGGCGGCCAGCTGGCCCTTCACGTCGTTCACGGTGGCGCCCATGAGCAGGCGCAGGAAGGCCAGGCGCCGGGGCTCGTCGAGCCGGCCGGTGATGCCGAAGTCGAGCAGGGCGGTGCGGCCGTCCGGGCGGACGAAGAGGTTGCCGCCGTGCAGGTCGCCGTGGAAGACGCCGCACAGGATGGCGCCCTCCAGGAAGGCGATCATCCCCGTGCGCACGACGGCCTCGGTGTCCACGCCGGCGCCGCGCATGCCGGCGGCGTCGTCGAACGCGAACCCGTCGAGGCGTTCCATCACGAGCACCCGCCGGGTGACGAGCTCGGGATGGGGTCGGGGGATGACGAAGCCCCGCTGGCCCAGGGTGACGAGGCTGGCGGCGACGTCGAGCATGTTGGCCGCCTCCAGCCGGAAGTCGAGCTCCTCGGTGATCGTCTCGGCGAACAGCTCGACCAGGGCGGGCGGGTTGGCCAGCGCGGCCACCGGGATGCGGCCGACGAGCAGCGGGGCGATCCACGACATCACCCGCAGGTCCTGCCGCACGAGCCTGGCCACCTGGGGCCGCTGGACCTTGACGACCACGACCTCGCCGGTGCGCAGCCGGGCCGGGTGGACCTGGGCGATCGACGCGGCGGCCAGCGGCACCGGCTCGATCACGTCGAACACCTCGTCGAGCGGCCGGCCGAGGTCCTCCTCGATCACCTCCCGGATGACGGCCCACGGCTCGGGCGGCACCCGGTCCCGGCACCGCTTCAGCTCGCCGACCAGCTCCTCGGGGAAGATGCCCTCGCCCGACGAGATGATCTGGGCGAGCTTGATGTAGGTGGGGCCGAGGCGCTCGGCCGCCACCCGCATGCGCCGGGAGATGCCGGCCCGCGACGTCGACCCGCCGGCTCGCTTGTCCCTC
Protein-coding regions in this window:
- a CDS encoding AarF/UbiB family protein, translated to MPAADLDVGSFSDDPPWLVDRDRLRWLADVDRLRAETRAELPDLVRPRKVPPGLRVVRVAGLLGLAVGGWWARDKRAGGSTSRAGISRRMRVAAERLGPTYIKLAQIISSGEGIFPEELVGELKRCRDRVPPEPWAVIREVIEEDLGRPLDEVFDVIEPVPLAAASIAQVHPARLRTGEVVVVKVQRPQVARLVRQDLRVMSWIAPLLVGRIPVAALANPPALVELFAETITEELDFRLEAANMLDVAASLVTLGQRGFVIPRPHPELVTRRVLVMERLDGFAFDDAAGMRGAGVDTEAVVRTGMIAFLEGAILCGVFHGDLHGGNLFVRPDGRTALLDFGITGRLDEPRRLAFLRLLMGATVNDVKGQLAALRDLGALPADTDLDAVIGDLGLDRPPVDPTTLSADELTAEIRRTVTALLGYGARLPKELMLFVKDLVFLDGAIATLAPDLDLFAEIAHVATYFATTHGERIMADVGVDPRRLEVDLTGVKASFGVDASTGGMTYHELQERRAVIRKRFEERRTKGRSG